A region from the Halonatronomonas betaini genome encodes:
- the cobU gene encoding bifunctional adenosylcobinamide kinase/adenosylcobinamide-phosphate guanylyltransferase: MIVFILGGARSGKSSLAEKIAAGQEEKYSRQIIYLATATAKDGEMETRIKRHQAERPENWMTIEADLNPYQAIKSADIPEESVVILDCITLLLTNHMMAQEDFELQAIKDKLNNLIKFLHGKNSLIIFVANETGLGIVPGNKLSREFRDQAGWLNQWLAAKADKSFFTVAGIPVELDKKKFNDEIIKPENFYSGGETL, translated from the coding sequence ATGATTGTCTTTATTTTAGGAGGAGCCAGGAGCGGAAAAAGCTCTTTAGCTGAAAAAATAGCTGCCGGCCAGGAGGAAAAATATAGCCGGCAGATTATTTATTTAGCCACAGCTACAGCTAAAGATGGAGAAATGGAGACCAGAATCAAAAGGCATCAAGCAGAACGCCCTGAAAATTGGATGACTATTGAAGCAGATTTAAATCCATATCAGGCAATAAAATCTGCTGATATTCCTGAAGAATCTGTGGTCATTTTAGATTGTATAACATTGCTACTTACAAACCATATGATGGCTCAAGAAGACTTTGAACTTCAAGCAATTAAAGATAAATTAAATAATTTGATAAAATTTTTGCATGGGAAAAATTCTTTAATAATTTTTGTTGCAAATGAGACAGGCCTGGGCATTGTTCCTGGCAATAAATTAAGCAGAGAATTTAGGGATCAGGCAGGCTGGTTGAATCAATGGCTGGCAGCAAAGGCTGATAAATCATTCTTTACTGTGGCAGGAATTCCTGTTGAATTAGATAAAAAGAAATTTAATGATGAAATTATTAAACCAGAAAATTTTTACTCTGGAGGGGAGACTTTATGA
- the nadE gene encoding NAD(+) synthase has translation MSDLDYKEVTDYLTDWLTEKIKGANKSGGIVGLSGGIDSAVTAALLKRAADIETFGLIMPCHSNGEDREDAILVADTLNIDYDELDLSKHYDLLLEDLKSLMPGEDKLAEANIKPRLRMISLYYLAARKNYLVIGTDNWSELFTGYFTKFGDGGIDLAPLGRLVKTEVRELARYLDIPDKIIERKPSAGLWTEQTDEEEMGVSYEILDKYILGEDVKESDKERIEELRDSARHKLNMPPIPERKVFK, from the coding sequence ATGTCTGATTTAGATTATAAAGAGGTTACAGATTATTTGACTGATTGGCTTACAGAAAAGATTAAAGGGGCCAATAAGTCAGGAGGGATTGTTGGACTTAGTGGAGGAATTGATTCAGCTGTAACAGCAGCTCTCCTAAAAAGAGCTGCTGATATTGAGACTTTTGGGTTGATAATGCCCTGCCATAGCAATGGAGAAGATAGAGAAGATGCAATTTTAGTTGCAGATACCTTAAATATCGACTATGATGAATTGGATCTGTCAAAGCATTATGATCTTTTATTAGAAGACCTTAAATCTCTAATGCCAGGAGAAGATAAATTAGCTGAAGCTAATATTAAACCCAGGCTAAGAATGATTTCCCTGTATTACCTGGCAGCCAGAAAAAACTATTTAGTAATAGGAACTGATAATTGGAGCGAATTATTTACAGGTTACTTTACTAAATTTGGTGATGGAGGCATAGATCTTGCTCCACTGGGGAGACTTGTAAAGACAGAGGTTAGAGAGTTAGCAAGATATTTAGATATACCTGATAAGATTATAGAAAGGAAGCCATCTGCAGGGCTCTGGACTGAGCAGACAGATGAAGAAGAGATGGGAGTTAGCTATGAAATTCTTGATAAATATATACTTGGAGAAGATGTAAAGGAATCAGATAAAGAAAGAATTGAAGAGTTGAGAGATTCGGCCAGACATAAATTGAATATGCCTCCTATCCCGGAAAGAAAAGTTTTTAAGTAA
- the cobC gene encoding alpha-ribazole phosphatase — protein MADKKEIILIRHGETEWNKVRKYQGHMDIELNDWGRQQAGEAAKELANLDIDYFASSDLKRARETAEIIASFHNNNIKEFKELREMNFGEWEGKGFKEIKNDYPEDFQKWIEDPIKFSPPAGETLKEFQDRVLEGFNTILENGFDRNAIVTHGGVIMVFLATILEMPLINYRKFEVANTGITRVNLYDNSYVLKEFNSQSHMK, from the coding sequence TTGGCAGATAAAAAAGAGATCATTTTAATCAGGCACGGTGAAACTGAATGGAATAAGGTCAGAAAATACCAGGGTCATATGGATATTGAATTAAATGACTGGGGAAGACAGCAGGCTGGTGAGGCAGCTAAAGAGCTAGCAAATCTAGATATCGATTATTTTGCCAGCAGTGATTTAAAAAGGGCCAGGGAAACCGCAGAAATTATCGCATCATTTCACAATAATAATATAAAAGAATTTAAAGAACTCCGGGAGATGAATTTTGGAGAATGGGAAGGAAAAGGTTTTAAAGAGATCAAAAATGATTATCCTGAAGACTTTCAAAAATGGATTGAAGATCCGATTAAATTTTCACCTCCAGCAGGTGAAACATTAAAAGAATTTCAGGATAGAGTCCTGGAAGGATTTAATACTATTTTAGAAAATGGTTTTGATAGAAATGCAATAGTAACTCATGGTGGAGTTATTATGGTTTTTCTAGCAACTATTCTGGAAATGCCCTTAATTAATTATCGAAAATTTGAAGTCGCCAATACCGGGATTACCAGGGTTAATTTATATGATAATAGTTATGTCTTAAAGGAATTTAATAGCCAGAGTCATATGAAATAA
- a CDS encoding protein kinase domain-containing protein, translating into MSIDKATDFKKFETDELYGLELFTERKPKSRLIRNINKQLAESSKRWSTDSHGVLVDFIDFQRRDNSYYLITESPAWTKKLEPEPGGMELSKVLDWWEDLLTALTETEPWNKDWHILTIENLRLDQNDNIKLIPKPFEEIITKYNLKERFIDTNSYRPPEDINNESDSKNEKAMVFSLGVIIYLLVTGENPFGGRDQTDTLDRILGGRRLSPAIIRSELSEELSSLINSCLKPDSDKRPDMAFLLEEINRIKLNNIVENNIKEAKIKNNQKKQQRFQLKQSIIYNFKQRWQVLALISILVVGFFAMFFTAGTDDIVTSAHQPHEVVEYFYQAIDEKNVTMLDDTNSIDLGQLRRMVTETHVLETVRQFYEMQAPTEESEIENGEDVEISIDEDADLEVEPELEAPEEMVEDELPSVEEELDIPDNEEDSAIFGVNSLEINYLQENDEIIIEANYIFFINSENGRVDWQAKDYLRLNRINDRWQITGIRGFLEDIIRGEFQGI; encoded by the coding sequence ATGTCAATAGATAAAGCTACAGACTTTAAAAAGTTTGAAACTGATGAATTATATGGTCTTGAATTATTTACGGAGAGAAAGCCTAAGTCAAGACTGATAAGAAATATTAATAAACAGCTAGCAGAATCTTCAAAACGCTGGTCAACTGATAGTCATGGTGTATTGGTTGATTTTATTGACTTTCAAAGGCGAGATAATAGTTATTATTTAATTACAGAATCTCCTGCCTGGACAAAAAAGTTAGAGCCTGAACCTGGTGGCATGGAATTATCAAAGGTTCTTGACTGGTGGGAAGATTTATTAACTGCACTTACTGAAACAGAACCCTGGAATAAAGACTGGCATATTCTAACTATTGAAAATTTAAGGCTTGATCAAAATGATAATATAAAGTTGATACCTAAGCCCTTTGAAGAAATTATAACCAAGTATAATTTAAAAGAAAGATTTATTGATACTAACTCATACAGGCCACCTGAAGATATAAATAATGAATCTGATAGTAAAAATGAAAAGGCTATGGTTTTTAGTCTTGGAGTAATCATTTATTTGCTGGTTACTGGTGAAAATCCATTTGGAGGTCGGGACCAGACTGATACTTTAGATAGAATTCTTGGAGGCCGTCGACTTTCTCCTGCTATTATAAGATCTGAACTTTCAGAAGAATTAAGTTCATTAATAAATAGTTGTTTAAAACCTGATTCTGATAAAAGACCTGACATGGCTTTTTTGCTTGAAGAAATAAACAGAATAAAATTAAATAATATTGTAGAAAATAATATTAAAGAAGCTAAAATAAAAAATAATCAGAAAAAACAGCAGAGATTTCAACTAAAACAGAGTATAATTTATAACTTCAAACAACGCTGGCAGGTCCTGGCTTTAATCTCAATACTAGTTGTTGGTTTTTTTGCGATGTTCTTTACTGCAGGCACTGATGATATTGTAACTTCTGCTCATCAGCCCCATGAAGTTGTTGAATATTTCTATCAGGCTATAGATGAAAAGAATGTAACAATGCTGGATGATACAAATTCTATAGATTTAGGACAATTAAGACGGATGGTTACTGAAACCCATGTATTGGAAACAGTCAGGCAATTCTATGAAATGCAGGCTCCAACTGAAGAGTCAGAAATTGAAAATGGTGAGGATGTTGAAATTTCAATTGATGAGGATGCTGATTTAGAAGTTGAGCCTGAATTAGAAGCTCCAGAAGAAATGGTTGAGGATGAACTTCCTTCAGTAGAAGAAGAGCTGGATATACCAGATAATGAAGAAGATAGTGCAATTTTTGGCGTTAATTCGCTTGAGATTAATTATCTTCAGGAAAATGATGAAATTATAATTGAAGCAAATTATATATTTTTCATAAATTCAGAAAATGGAAGAGTTGACTGGCAGGCCAAGGATTACCTGAGGCTTAATAGAATTAATGACCGCTGGCAGATAACAGGAATAAGAGGCTTTTTAGAAGATATTATTAGAGGAGAATTTCAAGGTATTTAA
- a CDS encoding universal stress protein has protein sequence MKKILIAVDGSDHSKKAAKKGAEMAKSLDAEVTLINVVPEITASSASAYYATVQTEGLLERREAYMERGQKILKEAKELVAEQGVTAKTEIDVGDPADLICDYAIENGFDLIVIADKGLGAVKRFLLGSITDKVVHHAKTSVLIVK, from the coding sequence ATGAAAAAGATTTTAATTGCAGTTGATGGCTCTGATCACTCTAAAAAGGCTGCTAAAAAAGGTGCAGAAATGGCTAAGTCTCTTGATGCAGAGGTTACACTGATAAATGTTGTCCCGGAAATTACTGCCAGCTCAGCTTCAGCTTATTATGCAACTGTTCAAACAGAGGGTCTATTAGAAAGAAGAGAAGCTTATATGGAGAGAGGCCAGAAAATTTTAAAGGAAGCAAAAGAATTGGTGGCTGAACAGGGAGTAACTGCTAAAACAGAAATAGATGTTGGCGATCCTGCGGATTTAATCTGTGATTATGCTATTGAAAATGGTTTTGACTTAATAGTTATTGCTGATAAAGGGTTAGGCGCTGTTAAGAGATTTCTTTTAGGAAGTATTACAGATAAAGTCGTTCACCATGCAAAGACTTCAGTTTTGATAGTTAAATAA
- the sppA gene encoding signal peptide peptidase SppA, which translates to MILRKVFIVLLVLVVAGAIFGLFYYPDATETLEDRVAYISFQGPIQEGLAGFGTGVITPDRVAQKLNNLEDINGIEAVVMRIDSPGGAIGASQEIYQIISDYEKPIVISMGDMAASGGYYISAAADSIIAHPGTMTGSIGVITTFYDPDGLLENLGIERETVMSGEHKDMFSRTLTDDEREKMQTLTDQAYDQFINHIAEGRDMSQEDILPHATGEIFLGSQALEYGLIDSLGGRSEALRVAGELSGIEDPEYYYPSEPGLFQRMSGLAARIPQIIQGQKDPELILLERLEDGLKPALKYQVPGF; encoded by the coding sequence ATGATCTTGAGAAAAGTATTCATTGTCTTATTGGTTCTGGTGGTTGCTGGAGCAATTTTTGGTTTATTTTATTATCCTGATGCCACAGAGACGCTGGAAGATAGAGTGGCTTATATTTCATTCCAGGGTCCAATCCAGGAGGGCCTGGCAGGTTTTGGTACAGGAGTAATAACCCCTGATAGAGTTGCCCAGAAATTAAATAACCTTGAAGATATTAACGGTATTGAGGCAGTGGTCATGAGAATAGACTCGCCAGGTGGAGCAATCGGTGCTTCCCAGGAAATCTATCAGATTATCTCCGATTATGAAAAGCCGATAGTTATTTCAATGGGAGATATGGCAGCATCAGGTGGCTATTATATTTCGGCAGCAGCAGATAGCATAATTGCCCATCCAGGAACTATGACCGGATCTATTGGAGTCATAACAACCTTTTACGATCCAGATGGACTACTAGAAAATTTAGGCATTGAAAGAGAGACTGTTATGTCTGGAGAACATAAAGATATGTTTTCCAGGACCTTAACTGATGATGAAAGAGAAAAGATGCAGACTTTAACTGATCAGGCTTATGATCAGTTTATTAATCATATAGCTGAAGGCAGAGATATGAGCCAGGAGGATATCCTGCCCCATGCAACTGGAGAAATCTTCTTAGGCAGCCAGGCATTAGAATATGGATTAATTGATTCTTTAGGCGGAAGAAGTGAAGCCCTAAGAGTTGCTGGAGAACTCTCAGGTATTGAAGATCCAGAATATTATTATCCATCAGAACCAGGATTATTTCAAAGAATGAGCGGACTGGCTGCAAGAATTCCTCAAATAATACAGGGCCAGAAAGATCCTGAACTAATTCTTTTAGAGAGATTAGAGGATGGCTTAAAGCCAGCATTGAAATATCAGGTTCCAGGCTTTTAA
- a CDS encoding ECF transporter S component, which yields MNRDLPLNKLTLIALFVALSAIGSYIMLPGPIGSVALDSAPGFIASILLGGGSGALVLGLGHILTAVRSGLPLGPIHLIIAVLMAGIAPFYSYFWQKYNHWIAGLVGIILNGFVINAFLIPLLGIQFFLAMIPVLTIGAAFNISVATLMVNLLERRFENVREL from the coding sequence TTGAACAGGGATTTGCCTTTAAATAAGCTAACATTAATTGCATTATTTGTGGCCCTTTCAGCTATCGGCTCTTATATTATGCTGCCAGGTCCTATAGGATCTGTTGCTTTAGATTCAGCTCCAGGTTTTATTGCTTCAATTTTATTAGGAGGAGGTTCAGGGGCATTAGTTTTAGGCCTGGGTCATATTCTAACAGCAGTTAGATCAGGTCTTCCTCTTGGTCCTATCCATCTAATAATAGCAGTATTGATGGCTGGAATAGCTCCATTTTATTCTTATTTCTGGCAGAAATATAATCACTGGATTGCCGGTTTAGTCGGGATAATTTTAAATGGATTTGTGATTAATGCCTTTTTAATTCCTCTATTAGGTATACAATTCTTTTTAGCCATGATACCAGTCTTAACAATAGGAGCTGCCTTTAACATATCAGTGGCAACTTTAATGGTTAATTTATTAGAGAGGAGATTTGAAAATGTCAGAGAATTATAG
- a CDS encoding MFS transporter, producing MNLVVPKMKLLNNLDKTTQYNFKIDATASVFFALYAGVLYPFFPATAVRLGIDGLLLALLTASPFMGHIFAVYWGHSSENKSKRKFVFYSGFISRMLLIALGLVTNSTVFAIMLILHFAITAAGWPAFTALMQNIYPARERGRLMGLIQFIIGICRVAVTYGAGLMIDHYGHGRLFIIAGISGMVASYIIRKVKDPVEITDKALKKRKFSIKETANILKTDKLFRLTMLGFFIFDLGNMLLVPIYPLYQVNKMGLNNFQIGQLSVFWMIGWFISAPFWGSLNDRKNPLIVIKSAIILFLISPVIYFMDPIFYILPIASMTAGAAGSALEVGWLNQIIKLGKGKSAVYSGIYLTGLGLRGLIGPIIGGLLINHLSFNNIFIIALLLMASGLIPFIILKNYELGKTFKKLEIGFNMKQSDKISWRYSSLK from the coding sequence ATGAACTTGGTAGTACCTAAAATGAAGTTATTAAATAATCTGGACAAAACAACACAATATAATTTTAAGATTGATGCTACAGCATCTGTATTTTTTGCACTCTATGCAGGGGTATTGTATCCATTTTTTCCTGCTACAGCAGTACGGTTAGGAATAGATGGCCTTCTATTGGCTCTTTTAACAGCCTCTCCTTTTATGGGGCATATATTTGCAGTATACTGGGGTCATAGTAGTGAAAATAAATCTAAAAGAAAATTTGTTTTCTATAGTGGATTTATTTCTAGAATGTTACTAATAGCCCTAGGATTAGTTACAAATTCAACAGTCTTTGCTATTATGCTTATCTTGCATTTTGCAATTACAGCAGCAGGCTGGCCGGCATTTACTGCATTAATGCAAAATATTTATCCTGCTAGAGAAAGAGGCCGCTTAATGGGGCTGATACAATTTATTATTGGTATTTGCAGAGTTGCAGTGACTTATGGTGCCGGTTTAATGATTGATCATTATGGCCATGGACGCTTATTTATTATTGCCGGCATATCAGGCATGGTAGCTTCATATATTATTAGAAAAGTTAAAGATCCTGTTGAAATTACTGATAAGGCACTGAAAAAAAGAAAGTTTTCTATAAAAGAAACAGCTAATATATTAAAAACAGATAAATTATTCAGGCTGACTATGCTAGGATTTTTTATTTTCGATCTTGGAAATATGCTGCTTGTGCCTATTTATCCATTATATCAGGTAAATAAAATGGGTTTGAATAACTTCCAGATTGGACAACTATCAGTATTCTGGATGATTGGCTGGTTTATATCTGCCCCTTTCTGGGGAAGTTTAAATGATAGAAAGAACCCACTTATCGTTATTAAGTCTGCAATTATATTATTTTTAATATCACCAGTTATATACTTTATGGATCCAATCTTTTATATTTTACCTATAGCTTCAATGACAGCAGGTGCTGCTGGTTCAGCACTGGAGGTTGGCTGGTTAAACCAGATTATTAAATTAGGAAAAGGAAAATCTGCAGTCTATAGTGGTATCTATTTAACAGGCCTGGGTTTAAGAGGCTTAATAGGTCCAATTATAGGTGGCTTATTAATAAATCACCTTTCATTTAATAATATATTTATTATAGCTCTTCTTTTAATGGCCTCTGGTTTGATTCCATTTATAATCTTAAAAAATTATGAATTAGGTAAGACTTTTAAGAAACTAGAAATTGGATTTAATATGAAACAGAGTGATAAAATCTCCTGGCGGTATTCTTCATTAAAATAA
- the cobS gene encoding adenosylcobinamide-GDP ribazoletransferase, whose product MKSLNQELQGVFFAITFLTRIPVPFKINYHNRLPSISIKYFTFIGLILGLILAIIYRLFSLFWPPILIAPILLGFYIYLTGAIHLDGLLDSVDGLFSNRSKQEILEIMKDSLNGSFATVTAVIYLLVKFILFYKLQETNFISTLIIFPVLSRWLVIFAIKFFPRAEKSSLGEGFDYKIANKDFLISSILPALIILIYLFYDIISLGLAISLIIIPVLITIYIASYTINKIDGLTGDIYGMINEIGEIIILLTILTIYYT is encoded by the coding sequence ATGAAATCCTTAAATCAGGAACTCCAGGGGGTTTTCTTTGCAATCACCTTTTTAACAAGGATACCTGTCCCCTTTAAAATTAACTATCATAACCGGCTTCCATCTATATCGATAAAATACTTTACATTTATAGGCCTTATCTTAGGTCTGATTTTAGCTATAATTTATCGACTTTTTAGTTTATTCTGGCCCCCAATTTTAATAGCCCCTATACTTTTAGGTTTTTATATTTACTTAACTGGAGCAATTCATTTAGATGGTTTATTGGATTCAGTGGATGGATTATTTAGTAATAGATCAAAGCAAGAAATATTAGAGATTATGAAAGATAGCCTGAATGGCTCCTTTGCAACAGTAACAGCTGTTATCTACTTATTGGTGAAGTTCATTCTTTTTTATAAGTTGCAGGAGACAAATTTCATTTCAACATTAATAATATTCCCGGTTTTAAGTAGATGGCTAGTAATTTTTGCAATAAAATTCTTCCCCAGAGCTGAAAAGAGCAGCCTTGGTGAAGGTTTTGATTATAAAATTGCAAATAAAGATTTTTTGATTTCTTCAATTTTGCCAGCATTAATTATTTTAATTTATCTATTTTATGATATAATTTCATTAGGATTAGCAATTTCCTTAATAATAATACCAGTATTAATAACAATTTATATAGCAAGCTATACTATTAATAAGATCGATGGTTTAACTGGAGATATTTATGGTATGATTAATGAGATTGGGGAAATAATTATCCTATTAACTATTCTTACAATTTATTATACCTAG
- a CDS encoding NAD(P)/FAD-dependent oxidoreductase, with amino-acid sequence MYDIAIVGGGVTGTAIARELSKYNLQTVLIEKESDVSTGASKANSGIVHGGYVGKAGTLKGELCIKGNKAFKKLDSELNFGFRRPGALVIGFNEQDKKQLEKIYENALAVGHSEDDIEIIDYDKIKSLEPNINEEVEIAFYCHSVGVASPYEMVVALAENAVDNGVELKLSSEVTNINNQEDHFEIITKKQNYKSRFLINAAGTGSEKVASYAGADNFSINPRRGQYILFGKDQADLVEKVIFQTPTPETKGVLVTTTYHGNFMIGPNSEEIDKPENIDTTIEELENIIETARKSIPDFNLKRALTTFAGVRASSDRDDFIIEESRVSNFINVAGIDSPGLTAAPAIAEKVVKILENSGLKLEKNQDFNPKREPIIKIKDENFDGKIDAKDPEKNIICRCETVTEAEILDALNRDITIKTADAIKRRTRAGMGNCQANFCRSRVKRLIADYHNCKPEDVKVRDEAEKPQRVSINKIRQIEK; translated from the coding sequence ATGTATGATATAGCAATTGTTGGCGGAGGAGTAACAGGAACTGCAATCGCCAGGGAACTTTCTAAATATAATTTGCAGACTGTTTTGATCGAAAAAGAATCTGATGTCAGTACCGGTGCCTCAAAAGCAAATAGCGGAATTGTCCATGGAGGTTATGTCGGAAAAGCCGGTACTCTAAAGGGCGAGTTATGTATTAAAGGCAATAAAGCCTTTAAGAAACTTGATTCAGAGTTAAACTTTGGCTTTAGAAGACCTGGTGCCCTGGTGATTGGTTTTAATGAACAGGATAAAAAGCAACTTGAAAAAATTTATGAGAACGCCCTGGCAGTCGGGCATAGTGAAGATGATATTGAAATAATCGATTATGATAAAATCAAATCACTTGAGCCAAATATTAATGAAGAAGTTGAGATAGCCTTTTACTGTCACTCAGTCGGAGTTGCCTCTCCCTATGAAATGGTTGTTGCTTTAGCCGAAAATGCAGTTGATAATGGAGTTGAACTTAAATTATCATCAGAGGTTACCAATATAAATAATCAGGAAGACCATTTTGAAATTATCACTAAAAAGCAAAACTATAAAAGTAGATTTCTAATTAATGCAGCTGGAACAGGGAGTGAAAAAGTAGCATCATATGCTGGAGCAGATAATTTCTCTATAAACCCAAGAAGAGGTCAGTATATATTATTTGGCAAGGATCAGGCTGATTTAGTTGAAAAAGTAATTTTTCAAACTCCGACACCGGAAACTAAAGGGGTCCTGGTAACGACCACCTATCATGGCAACTTTATGATCGGACCAAATAGTGAGGAGATAGATAAACCAGAAAATATTGATACAACCATTGAAGAGTTAGAAAATATAATTGAGACTGCCAGGAAATCTATTCCAGACTTCAATTTAAAGAGAGCCCTGACAACCTTTGCAGGGGTCAGAGCCAGTTCAGACCGTGATGATTTTATAATTGAAGAAAGCAGGGTTTCTAACTTTATTAATGTTGCAGGTATAGATTCCCCAGGTTTAACAGCTGCTCCTGCAATTGCAGAAAAAGTAGTTAAGATATTAGAGAATTCCGGGCTTAAACTGGAAAAGAACCAGGATTTTAATCCTAAAAGAGAGCCTATAATCAAAATAAAAGATGAAAACTTTGATGGCAAAATAGATGCTAAAGATCCTGAAAAAAATATAATCTGTAGATGTGAAACAGTAACTGAAGCCGAGATTTTAGATGCCCTAAATAGAGATATAACGATTAAGACAGCTGATGCAATTAAAAGGAGAACAAGAGCTGGCATGGGCAATTGTCAGGCAAATTTCTGCCGCTCCAGGGTGAAAAGGCTGATCGCAGATTATCATAACTGTAAGCCAGAAGATGTAAAGGTTAGAGATGAAGCTGAAAAGCCCCAGAGAGTAAGTATTAATAAAATCAGACAAATAGAAAAATAA
- a CDS encoding ABC transporter substrate-binding protein, translating into MKIFSRIMKISSILLLIALLIPPAVQSATVGITDDLGNEVELDEAPERIISLAPNITEMLFAVGLGDRVVGITTYCDYPEEAMEVDTIGSITEPNIEAIVSKEPDLIVADGINPMEVIERLQELDMNVAGFYPASVQDTFSAMNRLGLVTGNIEETTEVVNEMESRMNAILDLIGDRDERPQVFYEIWNEPLTTAGGDNFIDNMISLAGGENIGAEAGSGWPQFGLEDLIYLDPEVYISTPHSADHQVSKEEILNRDNYQVLTAVQEDRVHIIDQDLVSRPSPRLIDGLKALAGAIYPEIQEELEDI; encoded by the coding sequence ATGAAAATATTTAGTAGAATTATGAAAATAAGTTCTATTTTATTATTAATTGCCTTACTTATACCCCCTGCTGTTCAATCTGCAACAGTTGGTATAACAGATGATTTAGGCAATGAAGTTGAGCTAGATGAAGCCCCTGAAAGAATTATCTCTCTCGCCCCAAATATAACTGAGATGCTATTTGCTGTTGGCCTTGGTGATAGAGTCGTTGGCATAACTACTTACTGTGATTATCCAGAAGAAGCCATGGAAGTTGATACTATCGGGAGCATTACAGAACCAAATATAGAGGCAATCGTTAGCAAAGAGCCAGATTTAATTGTGGCTGATGGTATTAATCCTATGGAAGTTATTGAACGTTTACAGGAACTTGATATGAATGTAGCAGGTTTTTATCCAGCAAGTGTTCAGGATACTTTTTCTGCAATGAATCGATTAGGTCTGGTAACTGGAAATATCGAAGAAACAACAGAGGTTGTTAATGAGATGGAATCTAGAATGAATGCAATTCTTGATTTAATAGGAGATAGAGATGAGAGGCCTCAGGTCTTTTATGAGATCTGGAATGAACCTTTAACAACTGCTGGTGGCGATAATTTTATAGATAATATGATTTCCTTAGCAGGTGGAGAAAATATAGGTGCTGAAGCCGGCAGTGGTTGGCCTCAATTCGGCTTAGAAGATCTAATTTATTTAGATCCAGAAGTTTATATTTCGACACCCCATAGCGCTGACCATCAAGTATCTAAAGAAGAAATCTTAAATAGAGATAATTATCAGGTATTAACTGCAGTTCAGGAAGATAGAGTTCATATAATAGATCAGGATCTTGTTAGCCGTCCATCACCTAGACTAATAGATGGATTAAAAGCTTTAGCAGGAGCTATTTATCCTGAAATCCAGGAAGAACTTGAGGATATTTAA